A stretch of Nonomuraea africana DNA encodes these proteins:
- a CDS encoding beta-N-acetylhexosaminidase: MGGADTVIPRPVLITTAEGCFVLRHDTVIASDPAFEHAVRWLRGALGPAMRLTLLPGPRGPGTIQLVRAADLAEEAYRLQVTSGAVRIEAGGPAGAFYGAQTLRQLLPPEAFRAGPLGHGPWSVPAVTIADAPRFAWRGVLIDVARRFLPKNDLLRYIDLLAMHKLNVLHLHLTDDQGWRLEIKRFPRLTEVGAWRRESNVGAAVHEKYDGRPHGGYYTQDDIREIVAYAADRFITVVPEIDMPGHTQAAIAAYPELGNLDESLPVGTSWGVIDNVLNVEDHTIAFFKAVLDEVLELFPGDYVCIGGDEVPKEQWRDSPAAKERMRELGLRDEDELQSWFVRQFTEYLIACGRRPYGWDEILEGGLPRGTTVASWRGTFGAVTAARLGHDVVTCPFTEVYLDFRQSGDPAEPVPIGSIISLESVYGFEPVPSELTEEESRHILGAQANIWTEHIDSVRHLDYMAFPRLAAFAEVVWGPRRRDFADFRRRLRSHERRLEALGVEFRPESGPRPWQTRPDAPGLARDFAEVNARVQEWTANIVARYGWPRT; this comes from the coding sequence ATGGGCGGCGCCGACACCGTGATCCCCCGGCCGGTCCTGATCACCACGGCCGAAGGCTGTTTCGTCCTCAGACATGACACCGTCATCGCCTCCGACCCGGCGTTCGAGCACGCGGTCCGCTGGTTGCGGGGCGCGCTCGGTCCCGCGATGCGGCTCACCCTGCTGCCAGGTCCGCGCGGTCCCGGAACGATCCAGCTCGTCCGTGCGGCGGATCTGGCCGAAGAGGCCTACCGTCTCCAGGTCACCTCCGGCGCCGTCCGGATCGAAGCGGGTGGCCCCGCAGGCGCCTTCTACGGTGCCCAAACCCTGCGCCAGTTACTCCCCCCCGAGGCCTTCCGCGCCGGACCGCTCGGGCATGGCCCGTGGTCCGTTCCGGCCGTGACCATCGCCGACGCGCCCCGCTTCGCCTGGCGCGGGGTGCTGATCGACGTCGCGAGGAGGTTCCTCCCCAAGAATGATCTGCTGCGTTACATCGACCTGCTGGCGATGCACAAACTGAACGTGTTGCACCTGCATCTCACCGACGACCAGGGCTGGCGTCTGGAGATCAAGCGCTTCCCCCGGCTCACCGAGGTCGGCGCGTGGCGCCGCGAGTCGAACGTGGGCGCAGCGGTCCACGAGAAGTACGACGGACGGCCACACGGCGGTTACTACACCCAGGACGACATCCGGGAGATCGTCGCCTACGCCGCAGATCGGTTCATCACGGTGGTGCCAGAGATCGACATGCCCGGTCACACCCAGGCCGCCATCGCCGCCTATCCCGAGCTCGGCAACCTCGACGAATCCCTGCCCGTCGGCACCAGCTGGGGTGTTATCGACAATGTTCTCAACGTCGAGGACCACACCATCGCCTTCTTCAAGGCGGTCCTCGACGAGGTGCTGGAACTCTTCCCCGGCGACTACGTCTGCATAGGCGGCGACGAGGTTCCGAAGGAACAGTGGCGCGACAGCCCAGCGGCGAAGGAACGGATGCGCGAGCTCGGGCTGCGAGACGAGGACGAGCTGCAGAGCTGGTTCGTCCGCCAGTTCACCGAGTACCTCATCGCGTGCGGGCGCAGGCCGTATGGCTGGGACGAGATCCTGGAAGGCGGCCTGCCACGCGGGACGACCGTGGCGTCGTGGCGGGGGACCTTCGGGGCCGTCACCGCCGCCAGGCTCGGGCACGATGTGGTGACCTGCCCGTTCACCGAAGTTTACCTTGACTTCCGGCAGTCCGGCGATCCGGCGGAGCCGGTGCCCATAGGCAGCATCATCAGTCTTGAAAGCGTCTACGGGTTCGAGCCCGTGCCGTCCGAACTCACCGAGGAGGAGTCGCGGCACATCCTCGGTGCGCAGGCGAACATCTGGACCGAGCACATCGACTCCGTGCGGCATCTCGACTACATGGCCTTCCCGAGGCTGGCGGCCTTCGCCGAGGTCGTATGGGGGCCGCGACGACGCGACTTCGCCGACTTTCGCAGACGCCTGCGATCCCACGAGCGCCGGCTCGAGGCTCTCGGCGTGGAGTTCAGACCCGAGAGCGGGCCTCGCCCGTG
- a CDS encoding tyrosine-protein phosphatase: MSGEATAAVARLPQRPRPRRPARYPGARADPVGGSRAADGGMGADLAEIYRVILDDFAPHVASAVVAIAQAPPGGVVLHCHSGRDRTGIVTALALTLAGVPRALVAEDYALSAAHLGLEEDADDMARAHFEQTRPETMLATLDHLDSRYGGALPYLLDHGMREADVPALRGRVCTDLLT; encoded by the coding sequence GTGTCAGGTGAGGCGACCGCTGCCGTGGCCAGGCTGCCGCAACGCCCGCGACCTCGGAGACCTGCCAGGTATCCGGGAGCGCGCGCTGATCCGGTCGGAGGGTCACGAGCAGCTGACGGTGGCATGGGGGCCGACCTCGCCGAGATCTATCGAGTGATCCTCGACGACTTCGCCCCACATGTCGCCTCGGCCGTTGTGGCGATCGCCCAGGCCCCGCCGGGCGGGGTGGTCCTCCACTGTCACTCCGGACGCGATCGCACGGGCATCGTCACGGCTCTCGCCCTGACGCTCGCCGGGGTGCCCCGCGCACTCGTCGCCGAGGACTACGCCCTCAGTGCTGCCCATCTCGGGCTCGAGGAGGACGCGGACGACATGGCTCGTGCCCATTTCGAGCAGACCCGTCCAGAGACGATGCTGGCCACGCTGGATCACCTGGACAGCCGGTACGGCGGCGCACTGCCGTACCTCCTCGATCACGGGATGCGGGAAGCCGACGTGCCGGCACTCAGAGGACGAGTTTGCACGGATCTATTGACGTAA
- a CDS encoding Gfo/Idh/MocA family protein yields the protein MTVSLAVIGAGMRGLIYAREAVRSGRGRIVAIAEPDLGRRRRFAAEFGLASEDVFHDWADLAGVGRLADAVVIATQDHLHVDPAVAFAELGYHILVEKPMAPTETDARRIVAAVQRHSVVFAVGHVLRYTPYTLALKAVIEQGRIGDLASVEHLEPVGWWHQAHSFVRGDWRRADTSAPMLLTKSCHDMDWLLHVIGLQPVRVASFGGLLHFRPENRPEGAGERCTGCAVEADCPYSATRLYLGCLGDPNTEFWPLSAVTAEPTAEAVLHALETGPYGRCVYDCDNDVVDQQVVMLEFEGGVTASFTMTAFTPLEHRKTRLFGTHGYLEGDGMTLRIVDFRTGKEEWIDTRTEAGPSAADGHGGGDAGLTAAFLHAVTSADQTLLGCDPQEALAGHLLVWAAERARETGTVQAL from the coding sequence ATGACTGTGAGCCTTGCTGTGATCGGTGCGGGGATGCGGGGACTCATCTACGCCAGGGAAGCGGTGAGGAGCGGACGTGGTCGGATCGTGGCCATCGCCGAACCTGACCTGGGACGCAGGCGAAGATTCGCCGCCGAGTTCGGCCTCGCCTCCGAAGACGTCTTCCATGACTGGGCTGACCTGGCCGGAGTCGGCAGGCTCGCCGACGCCGTCGTGATCGCGACCCAGGACCACCTGCACGTCGACCCCGCGGTGGCTTTCGCGGAGTTGGGTTACCACATTCTGGTGGAAAAGCCGATGGCGCCGACGGAGACCGACGCCCGGCGGATCGTCGCGGCTGTCCAGCGCCATTCGGTCGTCTTCGCCGTGGGACATGTTCTCCGTTATACGCCCTACACCCTGGCGTTGAAGGCCGTGATCGAGCAGGGCAGGATCGGCGACCTGGCGAGTGTCGAGCATCTCGAGCCGGTCGGCTGGTGGCACCAGGCGCATTCGTTCGTGCGTGGAGACTGGCGACGGGCCGACACCTCAGCACCCATGCTGCTGACCAAGTCCTGTCACGACATGGACTGGCTGCTGCACGTGATCGGCCTGCAGCCGGTTCGCGTAGCCTCCTTCGGAGGCCTGCTCCACTTCCGGCCGGAGAACCGCCCAGAGGGCGCAGGCGAGCGGTGCACCGGATGCGCCGTCGAGGCCGACTGTCCCTACTCGGCCACCCGCTTATACCTGGGCTGCCTGGGCGATCCGAACACCGAGTTCTGGCCTCTCAGCGCCGTCACCGCCGAACCGACGGCCGAGGCCGTTCTCCATGCGCTGGAGACCGGCCCCTATGGCCGGTGCGTCTACGACTGCGACAACGATGTGGTGGATCAGCAGGTGGTGATGCTGGAGTTCGAGGGCGGAGTCACCGCATCGTTCACCATGACGGCGTTCACACCGCTGGAGCATCGCAAAACCCGCCTTTTCGGCACCCACGGCTATCTCGAAGGGGACGGCATGACACTGCGGATCGTGGACTTCCGTACAGGCAAGGAGGAGTGGATCGACACGCGAACCGAAGCGGGGCCGTCGGCGGCGGACGGCCACGGGGGAGGAGACGCGGGCCTGACGGCGGCCTTCCTCCACGCCGTGACATCAGCAGACCAGACGCTGCTCGGGTGCGACCCACAGGAGGCGCTCGCGGGGCATCTGCTCGTCTGGGCCGCCGAGCGCGCTCGCGAGACCGGGACGGTACAGGCACTGTGA
- a CDS encoding ROK family transcriptional regulator — MESAGGDLQRLRQLNSLASLHALRGSPPLTLAELARRTGLSRASINEVIADLMGRGWVTEVPPAPGVMGRPARRYRFRSDAGYVLGLDIGVHKVLAAITDLNGEVIASGRTAVGAETPRQERLAAVDRAIAACLAMSNVPVADIWAVAAGTVGVVDRQGRVTTVYSIPDWAGVDLAGHLRKTFGQLVLVANDSKLAALAEQRRGEARDVRDLVYLHAGRRPGAALIVDGKLHLGFSGASGEVGLLEAVRWLHMAEHLERCPGFTGHPPDQIAGLVFEAARAGDPAALDAVGRYVADLAVGAAALILSLDPELVVLGGGFSRSGDVLLQPLRQALEPLCLRMPEIRLSTLGEDSVVLGAACLAIDHVNRLLLSADDPLLALSSPEGVR; from the coding sequence ATGGAAAGCGCCGGGGGCGACCTCCAGAGGCTGCGCCAGTTGAATTCGCTCGCCAGCCTGCACGCGCTACGCGGTTCGCCGCCGCTCACGCTCGCGGAACTCGCGCGGCGCACCGGCCTGTCGCGGGCCTCGATCAACGAGGTGATAGCGGATCTGATGGGCCGGGGGTGGGTGACCGAGGTGCCGCCGGCTCCCGGTGTCATGGGCCGGCCGGCGCGCAGATACCGATTCCGGTCAGATGCCGGATACGTGCTCGGCCTGGACATCGGCGTGCACAAGGTGCTCGCGGCCATCACGGACCTGAACGGTGAGGTGATCGCCAGCGGCCGGACCGCCGTGGGAGCGGAGACCCCCCGGCAGGAACGGCTGGCCGCCGTGGACCGGGCGATTGCGGCGTGCCTGGCCATGTCGAACGTGCCGGTGGCGGACATCTGGGCGGTCGCGGCGGGCACCGTCGGCGTGGTGGATAGGCAGGGCCGGGTGACCACGGTCTACTCGATTCCCGACTGGGCGGGGGTAGACCTGGCAGGGCACCTGCGCAAGACGTTCGGGCAACTGGTGCTCGTCGCCAACGACAGCAAGCTCGCCGCCCTGGCCGAGCAGAGGCGCGGAGAGGCGCGCGACGTGCGCGACCTCGTCTACCTGCACGCGGGGCGCAGACCCGGCGCCGCGCTGATCGTCGACGGCAAGCTCCACCTGGGCTTCAGCGGCGCGTCTGGTGAGGTCGGCCTGCTGGAGGCGGTGCGCTGGCTGCACATGGCAGAGCACCTCGAACGATGTCCCGGGTTCACGGGTCATCCGCCGGACCAGATCGCGGGCCTGGTCTTCGAGGCGGCTCGTGCGGGTGACCCCGCGGCGCTCGACGCCGTCGGGCGGTACGTGGCCGATCTCGCGGTCGGAGCGGCGGCACTGATCCTCTCCCTCGACCCGGAACTGGTCGTCCTGGGCGGCGGTTTCTCCCGCTCAGGTGACGTCCTGCTCCAGCCACTGCGACAGGCGTTGGAGCCGTTGTGCCTGCGCATGCCCGAGATCCGGCTGTCGACCCTCGGCGAGGACAGCGTGGTGCTCGGGGCCGCCTGCCTGGCCATCGACCACGTGAACCGGCTCCTGCTCTCGGCCGACGACCCCCTGCTCGCTCTCAGCTCTCCTGAAGGTGTCAGGTGA